In one Brassica oleracea var. oleracea cultivar TO1000 chromosome C9, BOL, whole genome shotgun sequence genomic region, the following are encoded:
- the LOC106314688 gene encoding uncharacterized mitochondrial protein AtMg00810-like — protein sequence MKYFLGIEICRSKEGLFMSQRKYVIDLLKGADAYGGKTAKMPMEDGYKVPREGEIEDSNPFHDPKLYRKLVGKLIYLTITRPDVCFAVNQVSQHMQVPKEHHWRMVERILMYLNGTTGLGVWMGCNKSTEVVGYCDADWAGDRADRRSTTGYCTFIGGNLVTWKSKKQKLLDKELWLEVHDASPSSSASKETLSIRALAMYVYENTIKGKDKVLN from the exons ATGAAGTATTTTCTTGGGATTGAGATATGCAGATCGAAGGAAGGATTGTTTATGTCCCAAAGGAAGTATGTGATTGATCTCTTGAAGGGAGCAGATGCCTATGGAGGAAAGACAGCCAAGATGCCAATGGAGGATGGTTACAAGGTTCCACGTGAGGGGGAGATTGAGGATAGCAATCCGTTCCATGATCCTAAGCTATATAGGAAGCTAGTGGGGAAGTTGATTTATCTTACCATTACTAGACCTGATGTGTGTTTTGCGGTGAATCAAGTCAGTCAACACATGCAAGTTCCTAAGGAGCACCATTGGCGGATGGTGGAAAGGATCTTGATGTATCTGAATGGAACTACTGGTCTTGGAGTATGGATGGGATGTAACAAGAGTACTGAGGTTGTAGGCTACTGTGATGCAGATTGGGCTGGAGACCGAGCAGACAGAAGATCAACCACAGGCTATTGTACATTCATTGGTGGTAACTTAGTCACTTGGAAGAGTAAGAAACAGAAG CTCTTGGACAAGGAGCTTTGGCTTGAGGTTCATGACGCCTCTCCATCCTCCTCTGCTTCCAAAGAGACACTCTCCATCAG AGCCCTGGCTATGTATGTGTATGAAAACACCATTAAAGGCAAAGATAAGGTCTTGAACTAG
- the LOC106316406 gene encoding probable methyltransferase PMT17 encodes MAKENTGQHQQTEARRKKLTLILGVSGLCILFYILGAWQNNNVPASYSKMGCETKSNPSSSTSSSSSESLDFKSHNQDEFKETNQTIKYFEPCDLSLSEYTPCEDRQRGRKFDRNMMKYRERHCPSKDELLYCLIPPPPNYKIPFKWPQSRDYAWYGNIPHKELSVEKAVQNWIQVEGDRFRFPGGGTMFPRGADAYIDDIARLIPLTNGGIRTAIDTGCGVASFGAYLLKRDIMAVSFAPRDTHEAQVQFALERGVPAIIGIMGSRRLPYPARAFDLAHCSRCLIPWFKNDGLYLMEVDRVLRPGGYWILSGPPINWKQYWRGWERTEEDLKQEQDSIEDVAKSLCWKKVIEKGDLSIWQKPINHIECKKLKQNKKSPPICSSSDNADSAWYKDLEPCVTPLPNTNNPEESAGGALEDWPDRAFAVPPRIIRGTIQDINTEMFREDNEVWKERIAHYKKIVPELSRGRFRNIMDMNAYLGGFAASMLKYPSWVMNVVPVHAEKQTLGVIYERGLIGTYQDWCEGFSTYPRTYDMIHAGGLFTLYDNRCDLTLILLEMDRILRPEGTVVLRDNVEMLTKVEKIAKGMKWNTQIVDHEKGPYNPEKILVAVKTYWTGQPSNNSNNN; translated from the exons ATGGCTAAAGAGAACACAGGTCAACATCAGCAAACAGAAGCAAGAAGAAAGAAACTAACTTTGATTCTTGGTGTAAGCGGACTCTGTATTTTGTTTTACATTTTAGGAGCATGGCAAAACAACAATGTCCCTGCTTCTTACTCCAAAATGGGATGCGAGACTAAATCAAATCCTTCTTCTTCAACCTCCTCCTCATCTTCTGAGTCATTAGATTTCAAAAGTCATAATCAGGATGAGTTCAAGGAAACAAACCAAACCATCAAGTACTTTGAACCATGTGACTTATCCCTGAGTGAATACACTCCTTGCGAAGATAGACAAAGAGGAAGGAAATTCGATAGGAACATGATGAAATATAGAGAAAGGCATTGTCCTTCAAAAGACGAGCTTCTCTACTGTTTGATTCCTCCTCCACCAAACTACAAGATTCCATTCAAATGGCCGCAAAGCAGAGACTATGCTTGGTATGGCAACATCCCTCATAAAGAGCTCAGTGTTGAGAAAGCAGTCCAAAACTGGATTCAAGTAGAAGGTGACCGGTTTAGATTCCCTGGTGGTGGAACTATGTTTCCCCGTGGAGCCGATGCTTATATCGATGACATTGCTAGGCTCATTCCTCTTACTAATGGTGGAATCAGAACAGCTATTGACACTGGATGTGGT GTTGCTAGTTTTGGTGCTTATCTCTTGAAGAGAGACATTATGGCTGTGTCTTTTGCTCCAAGAGACACTCATGAAGCTCAAGTTCAGTTTGCTTTAGAACGTGGAGTTCCTGCCATAATTGGAATCATGGGATCAAGAAGGCTTCCTTACCCTGCTAGAGCTTTTGACCTTGCTCATTGTTCTCGTTGTTTGATCCCTTGGTTTAAAAATG ATGGTTTGTACCTGATGGAGGTGGACCGAGTTCTAAGACCGGGCGGTTACTGGATCCTCTCGGGGCCACCGATAAACTGGAAACAGTACTGGAGAGGTTGGGAGAGAACAGAGGAGGATTTAAAACAAGAACAAGATTCAATAGAAGATGTAGCAAAGAGTCTTTGCTGGAAGAAAGTGATTGAAAAAGGTGACTTGTCCATTTGGCAAAAGCCTATCAATCACATTGAGTGTAAAAAGCTCAAACAAAACAAAAAATCACCTCCAATATGCAGCAGCTCGGACAACGCAGATTCTGCTTG GTACAAAGACTTGGAACCATGCGTAACACCGTTACCAAACACAAACAATCCAGAGGAATCAGCTGGTGGTGCGCTCGAGGATTGGCCAGACCGAGCATTCGCGGTACCTCCTAGGATCATCAGAGGTACCATACAAGACATCAACACCGAGATGTTTAGAGAAGACAACGAGGTTTGGAAAGAGAGGATAGCTCATTACAAGAAGATAGTCCCAGAGCTTTCACGTGGAAGATTCAGGAACATAATGGACATGAATGCTTACCTCGGTGGATTCGCTGCGTCGATGCTTAAATACCCATCTTGGGTCATGAATGTTGTTCCAGTCCATGCAGAGAAACAGACTTTAGGCGTGATCTACGAGCGTGGATTGATTGGGACGTATCAAGACTGGTGTGAAGGATTCTCTACTTATCCAAGAACTTATGATATGATTCATGCAGGAGGATTGTTCACTTTATATGATAACAG ATGTGATTTGACGCTGATATTGTTGGAGATGGATAGAATATTGAGACCAGAAGGAACGGTTGTGTTGAGAGATAATGTGGAGATGTTGACGAAAGTAGAGAAAATAGCGAAGGGAATGAAGTGGAATACTCAAATTGTGGATCATGAGAAAGGTCCATACAATCCTGAGAAGATTCTTGTTGCTGTTAAAACTTATTGGACTGGTCAACCTTCTAACAACAGTAACAATAACTAG